A window of the Rhizobium brockwellii genome harbors these coding sequences:
- a CDS encoding 3-hydroxybutyryl-CoA dehydrogenase: MNAVLKNIGIIGAGQMGCGIAHVSAAAGYRVHIYDLSQDRIESGLATINGNLARLVTNGKMTEEERKSTLSLITGSSDVNDLAPSDLVIEAATEDETVKRKIYTQVCPVLKPEALLATNTSSLSITRLAAATDRPERFMGIHFMNPVPVMKLVELVRGIATDEKTFSAAKEFVGTLEKTITVAEDFPAFIVNRILLPMINEAIYTLYEGVGTVDAIDTAMKLGANHPMGPLQLADFIGLDTCLSIMQVLHDGLADSKYRPCPLLVKYVEAGWLGRKSGRGFYDYRGEVPVPTR, encoded by the coding sequence ATGAATGCGGTGTTGAAGAATATTGGTATTATCGGTGCCGGTCAGATGGGCTGCGGCATCGCGCATGTTTCGGCCGCCGCAGGTTACAGGGTTCACATCTACGATCTCTCGCAGGACCGCATCGAATCCGGCCTTGCCACCATCAACGGCAACCTGGCCCGCCTGGTGACGAACGGCAAGATGACCGAAGAGGAGCGCAAGTCGACCTTGTCGCTCATCACAGGCTCGTCCGATGTCAATGATCTCGCCCCCTCCGATCTCGTCATCGAGGCCGCCACCGAGGATGAAACGGTCAAGCGCAAGATCTATACGCAGGTCTGTCCGGTCCTGAAGCCGGAAGCACTGCTTGCCACCAACACCTCTTCCCTGTCCATCACCCGGCTTGCTGCCGCCACCGACCGCCCCGAGCGCTTCATGGGCATACATTTCATGAACCCGGTGCCGGTGATGAAGCTGGTCGAACTGGTGCGCGGCATCGCGACCGACGAGAAGACCTTTTCCGCCGCCAAGGAATTCGTCGGCACGCTGGAAAAGACCATCACCGTCGCCGAGGATTTCCCGGCCTTCATCGTCAACCGCATCCTGCTGCCGATGATCAACGAAGCGATCTACACGCTCTATGAAGGCGTCGGCACGGTCGACGCCATCGATACAGCGATGAAGCTCGGCGCCAACCATCCGATGGGACCGCTGCAGCTTGCCGATTTCATCGGCCTCGACACCTGCCTCTCGATCATGCAGGTGCTGCATGACGGCCTGGCGGATTCGAAATATCGTCCCTGCCCGCTGCTGGTAAAATATGTCGAAGCCGGCTGGCTCGGACGCAAGTCCGGCCGCGGCTTCTATGACTATCGCGGTGAAGTGCCGGTCCCGACGCGGTAA